Part of the Falco cherrug isolate bFalChe1 chromosome 1, bFalChe1.pri, whole genome shotgun sequence genome, CTGGGGGGTGGCTGaatgcagcccagcaccctccccaccacctcacagggctgcagccaaTGCTGACACCCTGTCTCTCTCCATGTGCAGGGTGAAAGGAGCAGCTCCACTTCCAGCACCACAGGGACCTGGCCCAATCTAAGCACAAAGAAAATCCAGCCTCGGATACAGACTGAAGAGCTCTGGCAGCATTAGTGAATCCTAAGCACTAGCAGCCCAGGTACAAATTAAGCTCTCCCACAAGGGAGCAAGGAACAGCCAGAGTGTGACCTGCGTGAAGGGTGTTGaaccagagctgcctgcctgtcccAAGGCAAAGGGCAGAACCaactctccttccttctccccttgGCCCACCCTTGTGCTGCTTGTGGATCCTTGGTGCACAGAAGGGAGTGGAGAACTAGCGCTGCCTCTACTGACAACACAAGCCAccgctctgctctgccctgctgcacaCCAGAGCCCAGGGAGCCCACATACTCAGCGCACCAGGGGCAGAGATGGAAAGAGAATGGGAGATCTGTGAGACCAGTGTGAAGTGGGGAAGGACAGCTTGAGGCCAGACGAAGGTATGAGTGGGGGACTGGAATCCTTTGCAACAGGCTCTGGGCATCCTCAGCAAGCCCCTGAGCATCTTTGATTTCAGGTAGCTTCAGAGCCAGCCCCAAAGCTGACTGGCTCTCCCACAGGCTTTTGGGAGTACAGACCAGAGGAGGAAATCAACACAAAAATCTCAAATTAAATCTGCTTGAGGACCTTAGGAGACTGGCCGATCTGCAGGGAGGACCCGCCTTAGGACTTCTTTGCATCCTGTGTGTTCCTCCTCTTCAGATCACCCAGATCGACAGGTTTAAACGCTACAGGGAAGACAGGAGAGACTTTGGCGGCAgaggctgcacagcagcaccctccCGGCCCCACGGGCTCCCCGGACCGGCGACCCCTGGGGCCGGGtgcccccaccccctcacctTTGAGGCTAGGGTTCGGCATCTTCTCCACGTACTCCTCGACGAGGCCACGCTCAGAGCCCATCTGGCTGCGCAGGTCACGCTCCACGCACTGCCAGGCTGCGGGGACACGGTGAGAGCCTGCTCGGCCCAGGTGGCGCCAGCCCCCCGGCTCCCGCCGAGCCCCGCGGCCCCTGACTCGCTCACCCTCGTAGATGAAGCGCACGTTCTCCTCGTGGGCCGGCGTGAAGATCTCGCTGCCGGCGCCGGGGGAGCGCGGGCCGCCGCTCCGCTTGCCGTTGTAGACCACGCGGGACACGGGGGAGCTGAAAGCGAAGCGCGGGGCTGAGCCAGGCCCGGGGCCACGGCTGggcccggggccgggcagggctcACCTGGCCAtggcggcggggcagcggcggcggcggcggcggctcgaCTCGGCGCGGCTGcggggagaaaggagagggcGGCCAGGCCGGGGCTAGGccgcgggccgccccccgcccgtCACCATGGCAACGCGCGCCCCTCACCTGGGCCC contains:
- the MCRIP1 gene encoding mapk-regulated corepressor-interacting protein 1, whose amino-acid sequence is MASSPVSRVVYNGKRSGGPRSPGAGSEIFTPAHEENVRFIYEAWQCVERDLRSQMGSERGLVEEYVEKMPNPSLKAFKPVDLGDLKRRNTQDAKKS